A single Agromyces sp. CF514 DNA region contains:
- a CDS encoding DUF2510 domain-containing protein: MTNELAHSAPAASPAGWYPDPSGAPTLRWWDGLRWTEHTTAGAAGASGAPVLRPYGEHLVHTQVPAGTPTSTPWIWLMIALPLLGVIPLFGFDMTGYMVDSITDPMAQFRMYLDPWYLSALVLGWTAYGLGVWFAALDRAELRRRGFGRQFHWAWTFLSSLVYVIGRSVVVKRQAGRGTAPMHVAIWTTVATFIGTMIWVIVMTAQLVQATMEYSGAYAGAL; encoded by the coding sequence ATGACGAACGAACTCGCCCACTCCGCACCCGCCGCATCACCCGCCGGCTGGTACCCCGATCCGAGCGGAGCGCCGACGCTCCGCTGGTGGGACGGCCTCCGTTGGACCGAGCACACCACGGCCGGCGCGGCCGGCGCATCGGGCGCGCCCGTGCTGCGACCCTACGGCGAGCATCTCGTCCACACGCAGGTGCCGGCGGGGACCCCGACCTCGACGCCGTGGATCTGGCTGATGATCGCGCTCCCGCTGCTCGGCGTGATCCCCCTGTTCGGCTTCGACATGACCGGCTACATGGTCGATTCGATCACCGACCCGATGGCGCAGTTCCGCATGTACCTCGACCCCTGGTACCTCAGCGCACTCGTCCTCGGCTGGACCGCCTACGGGCTCGGGGTCTGGTTCGCCGCCCTCGACCGCGCCGAGCTGCGACGTCGGGGCTTCGGCCGGCAGTTCCACTGGGCCTGGACGTTCCTGTCGAGCCTCGTCTACGTGATCGGCCGGTCAGTGGTGGTCAAGCGACAGGCCGGGCGCGGCACCGCACCCATGCACGTCGCGATCTGGACGACCGTCGCGACGTTCATCGGCACCATGATCTGGGTGATCGTCATGACGGCGCAATTGGTGCAGGCGACCATGGAGTACTCCGGCGCGTACGCCGGGGCGCTGTAG
- a CDS encoding zinc-dependent alcohol dehydrogenase family protein, producing the protein MLATVIHAARDIRVETVPDPVLSTGGDAVVRVVAACVCGSDLWPYRGVTPTHEPHRIGHEFVGVVEAVGDDVTLIDVGDFVIAPFYVCDNICANCRNGVSTSCLNGGWWGGGDRLGGFADGGQGERVRVPLADGTLVPVREEVTADLVPGLLTLSDVMGTGHHAAVSAGVGPGDSVAVVGDGAVGLCAIIAAKRLGATTIIAMSRHADRQALARTFGATHIVEERGDEGVAAVQALTGGIGADRVLECVGTKESMDQAIRSTRPGGMVGYVGAPNGGPELPVRPLFNRNVGVNGGVAPVRGYIEELLPDVLSGAIEPGLVFDLKLSLADAAEAYAAMDERRAVKVMLQP; encoded by the coding sequence ATGCTCGCCACCGTGATCCACGCCGCCCGCGACATCCGCGTCGAGACCGTTCCCGACCCCGTGCTCTCGACCGGCGGCGACGCCGTCGTGCGCGTCGTGGCGGCCTGCGTCTGCGGGTCCGACCTCTGGCCGTATCGCGGCGTGACCCCGACGCACGAGCCCCACCGCATCGGGCACGAGTTCGTGGGCGTCGTCGAGGCTGTGGGTGACGACGTGACGCTCATCGACGTCGGGGACTTCGTGATCGCACCCTTCTACGTGTGCGACAACATCTGCGCGAACTGCCGCAACGGCGTCAGCACCTCGTGCCTGAACGGCGGATGGTGGGGCGGCGGCGACCGGCTCGGCGGCTTCGCCGACGGCGGGCAGGGCGAGCGCGTGCGCGTTCCCCTCGCCGACGGCACGCTCGTGCCGGTCCGCGAAGAGGTCACCGCCGATCTCGTGCCCGGACTCCTGACCCTGAGCGACGTCATGGGCACCGGCCATCACGCGGCCGTCTCGGCGGGCGTCGGGCCCGGCGACTCGGTCGCGGTCGTGGGCGACGGTGCCGTCGGCCTCTGCGCGATCATCGCCGCGAAGCGCCTCGGCGCCACGACGATCATCGCGATGTCGCGGCACGCCGACCGGCAGGCGCTCGCGCGCACGTTCGGAGCGACCCACATCGTCGAGGAGCGCGGCGACGAGGGCGTGGCCGCGGTGCAGGCGCTCACCGGCGGCATCGGCGCCGATCGCGTGCTCGAGTGCGTGGGCACCAAGGAGTCGATGGACCAGGCGATCCGTTCGACCCGACCGGGCGGCATGGTCGGCTACGTCGGCGCGCCGAACGGCGGGCCCGAGCTGCCCGTTCGCCCGCTCTTCAATCGCAACGTCGGCGTCAACGGGGGCGTCGCACCCGTGCGCGGCTACATCGAGGAACTGCTGCCCGACGTGCTCTCGGGCGCGATCGAGCCCGGACTCGTCTTCGACCTGAAGCTGTCGCTCGCCGACGCGGCCGAGGCGTACGCCGCGATGGACGAGCGCCGCGCGGTCAAGGTGATGCTGCAGCCCTGA